In the [Clostridium] colinum genome, one interval contains:
- the mutS gene encoding DNA mismatch repair protein MutS, translating into MTEYTPMMNQYLEIKENYKDCLLFFRLGDFYELFFEDAVTTVAELDIVLTKKSCGKKDGEALKVDMCGVPFHSADGYIAKLVEKGYKVAICEQIEDPKNMTGKVVKRDVVRVVTAGTVIDTNVLEESKNNYIMCIFENKAAIGLSVCDVSTGEFLTIDFSLSEKNKVIDEIAKYNPSEIICNSNFTLSSEIEKIFNIRTYTYLDFYFQVDNAKDSLLKHFNVLNLNGFGIEEEPILISVSGALMRYLLDTQKNNLSHISKVKKYTTNKYMFLDISSRKNLELTQTIREKGKKGSLLWVLDKTKTPMGARLIRKWIEQPLIDKTDIENRLLAVEYIKNNPLDKTDIAEYLSKIKDMERLISKVSYQTANARDLIVLKNSFKSLPDIKQVLLKADTPLIKNICEDFDTLEDLYTIIDNYIKEEPPFSIREGDMIKDGVNEQIDNFRQAKSKGTSWLLELEEKEREKTGIKNIKIRFNKVFGYYIEVTNSYLYLVPENYIRKQTLANCERFITEELKKIEEAILGADEKLVEVEYEEFCNVRNNLSDNISRIQKVANIIAKIDVLISFAEVATKNNYTKPNITDTQNGVINISLGRHPVVELLTEDSFIPNDTILDKEENRLSIITGPNMAGKSTYMRQVALIVLMAQIGSFVPCDEATISIVDRIFTRVGASDDLATGQSTFMVEMTEVANIINNATDNSLLILDEIGRGTSTFDGLSIAWSVLEHIAERIKARTLFATHYHELTELEGKIEGVNNYCVEIKDNGDDIVFLRKIIKGGATGSYGIHVAKLAGIPSRVIDRANEILNILNECDATKVANVSIQNLDRVEEDKSSNDFMYNASAKRTILFVDELEKEFREIDIDNISPREAWQKLFEIKSKLKNL; encoded by the coding sequence ATGACAGAGTATACACCTATGATGAATCAATATTTAGAGATAAAAGAAAATTATAAAGATTGTCTTTTATTCTTTAGACTTGGTGATTTTTATGAATTATTTTTTGAAGATGCAGTTACAACTGTTGCAGAGCTAGACATAGTGCTTACTAAAAAAAGTTGTGGGAAAAAAGATGGGGAAGCTTTAAAAGTAGATATGTGTGGAGTTCCTTTTCATTCGGCAGATGGGTATATAGCAAAGCTTGTAGAAAAGGGCTACAAAGTTGCTATATGTGAACAAATAGAAGACCCGAAAAATATGACCGGGAAGGTTGTAAAAAGAGATGTTGTAAGAGTAGTTACAGCTGGAACTGTTATAGATACTAATGTTCTAGAAGAATCTAAAAATAATTACATTATGTGTATATTTGAAAATAAGGCAGCTATTGGGCTTTCTGTATGTGATGTTTCTACTGGTGAGTTTTTAACTATAGATTTTAGTCTTAGCGAAAAAAATAAAGTTATAGATGAAATAGCAAAATATAATCCATCGGAGATTATATGCAATAGTAATTTTACTTTATCATCAGAAATAGAAAAAATATTTAACATTAGGACATATACTTATTTAGATTTTTATTTTCAAGTAGACAATGCTAAAGATAGTCTTTTAAAACATTTTAATGTATTAAATCTTAATGGATTTGGTATAGAAGAAGAGCCTATATTAATAAGTGTTAGTGGAGCATTAATGAGGTATCTTTTAGACACACAAAAAAATAATCTTTCTCATATATCTAAAGTAAAAAAATATACAACTAATAAATATATGTTTTTAGATATATCTTCAAGAAAAAATTTAGAACTTACACAAACTATAAGAGAAAAAGGGAAAAAAGGGTCTTTATTATGGGTGTTAGACAAAACCAAAACTCCTATGGGAGCAAGGCTTATTAGAAAGTGGATAGAACAACCACTAATAGATAAAACAGATATAGAAAATAGGCTTTTAGCCGTAGAATATATAAAAAATAATCCATTAGACAAAACAGACATAGCCGAATATCTTTCAAAAATAAAAGATATGGAAAGGCTTATTAGCAAAGTGTCTTATCAAACGGCAAATGCTAGAGATTTGATAGTGCTTAAAAATAGTTTTAAAAGTTTACCTGATATAAAACAAGTTTTATTAAAAGCAGATACACCATTAATAAAAAATATATGTGAAGATTTTGATACATTAGAAGATTTATATACTATAATAGATAATTATATAAAAGAAGAACCTCCATTTAGCATTAGAGAAGGCGATATGATAAAAGATGGAGTTAACGAACAGATAGATAATTTTAGACAAGCTAAAAGCAAAGGTACAAGTTGGCTTTTGGAGCTAGAAGAAAAAGAACGAGAAAAAACAGGTATAAAAAATATAAAAATTAGATTTAATAAAGTTTTTGGTTATTATATAGAAGTTACTAATTCTTATTTATACTTAGTGCCAGAAAATTATATTAGAAAACAAACATTAGCTAATTGTGAAAGATTTATAACAGAGGAACTTAAAAAAATAGAAGAAGCTATATTAGGAGCAGACGAAAAATTAGTTGAGGTAGAGTATGAAGAATTTTGTAACGTAAGAAACAATTTATCTGATAATATAAGTCGTATACAAAAAGTTGCAAATATTATTGCTAAAATAGATGTATTAATATCTTTTGCAGAAGTTGCAACAAAGAATAATTATACAAAACCAAACATAACAGATACCCAAAATGGAGTTATAAATATATCTCTTGGCAGACACCCTGTTGTAGAGCTTTTAACAGAAGATAGCTTTATACCTAATGATACTATATTAGACAAAGAAGAAAATAGATTATCTATTATTACAGGGCCTAATATGGCAGGTAAATCTACATATATGAGGCAAGTTGCACTTATTGTTTTGATGGCTCAAATAGGAAGCTTTGTACCTTGTGATGAAGCAACAATATCTATTGTAGATAGAATATTTACACGTGTTGGAGCAAGTGATGATTTAGCAACAGGTCAAAGTACATTTATGGTAGAGATGACAGAAGTGGCTAATATTATTAACAATGCAACGGATAATAGCTTATTAATATTAGACGAAATAGGACGAGGGACAAGTACGTTTGATGGACTTAGCATAGCGTGGTCTGTTTTAGAACATATTGCCGAAAGAATAAAAGCAAGAACACTTTTTGCAACACATTATCACGAGCTAACAGAATTAGAAGGCAAAATAGAAGGTGTAAACAACTATTGCGTAGAAATAAAAGATAATGGTGATGATATAGTTTTTCTTAGAAAAATTATAAAAGGTGGAGCAACTGGTAGCTATGGTATACATGTTGCAAAACTAGCAGGAATTCCTAGCCGAGTGATAGACAGAGCTAATGAAATATTGAATATTCTTAATGAATGTGATGCTACAAAAGTAGCTAATGTAAGCATACAAAATTTAGATAGAGTAGAAGAGGATAAATCTTCAAATGATTTTATGTATAATGCATCTGCTAAAAGAACTATACTTTTTGTAGATGAGCTAGAAAAAGAGTTTAGAGAGATTGATATAGACAACATATCTCCTAGAGAGGCTTGGCAAAAACTTTTTGAAATAAAAAGCAAGCTAAAAAATCTATAA
- a CDS encoding YlbF family regulator, producing MNNLFEQARELAKNLLETNQGKKYQEAKYIFEGDDEAVGMLQEYGNKTRDFQMKMQRGESGEEFENAKQELNNLVAEMKKNSIITELFKAEGEFNQMVASVMDIFNATLTGESEEQGGCCSGGCGGCTGCH from the coding sequence ATGAATAATCTTTTTGAACAAGCAAGAGAACTTGCAAAAAATTTATTAGAAACTAATCAAGGTAAAAAATATCAAGAGGCAAAATATATTTTTGAAGGTGATGATGAAGCCGTTGGCATGCTACAAGAATACGGTAATAAAACTAGAGATTTTCAAATGAAAATGCAAAGAGGAGAAAGCGGAGAAGAATTTGAAAATGCTAAACAAGAGCTTAATAACCTTGTTGCAGAGATGAAAAAAAATAGTATAATAACAGAGTTATTTAAAGCAGAAGGTGAGTTTAACCAAATGGTAGCTAGCGTAATGGATATATTTAATGCAACCCTTACAGGTGAAAGCGAAGAACAAGGTGGTTGTTGTAGTGGGGGTTGTGGCGGTTGCACTGGTTGCCACTAA
- the miaB gene encoding tRNA (N6-isopentenyl adenosine(37)-C2)-methylthiotransferase MiaB translates to MGKREDIKVSEEELLLQKQYIEKIKKINEDFEKINGRKKKMIISTFGCQMNARDSEKLDGMLKDMGYIDAKDEKDADFIIYNTCCVRENAENKVYGNLGYLKKAKEENKELKIALCGCMMQQDIVIETIQKTYKHVDLVFGTFNLYKFPQLLYTNFEINQPVFDIWKEHKDIVEDLPSIRKYKFKASVNIMFGCNNFCSYCIVPYVRGRERSRKSEDIIKEIRELVEDGVVEITLLGQNVNSYGKGLEENIDFAGLLRKVNEIDGLERIRFMTSHPKDLSDELIYAMRDCEKVCNHIHLPFQAGNNEILKKMNRNYTKEHYLGLIEKIKKEIPDIAITTDIIVGFPGETLEQVEDTIDVIKKVRFSGAFTFIYSKRTGTPAAKMENQVDEKIIKEGFNKVLDTLNPIILDINKQKVGNTYKVLAEEYDEETKTIKGRLEDNSLIHFSGGERLIGNIIDVKVVDCKTFYLIGEVI, encoded by the coding sequence TTGGGAAAAAGAGAAGACATAAAAGTATCTGAAGAAGAACTTTTATTACAAAAGCAATATATAGAAAAAATAAAGAAAATAAATGAAGATTTTGAAAAAATAAATGGTAGAAAAAAGAAAATGATTATATCTACCTTTGGCTGTCAAATGAACGCTAGAGATAGTGAAAAGTTAGACGGTATGCTTAAAGATATGGGATACATAGATGCTAAAGACGAAAAAGATGCTGATTTTATTATATACAATACTTGTTGTGTTAGAGAAAATGCAGAAAATAAAGTATATGGTAATTTAGGTTATCTTAAAAAGGCTAAAGAAGAAAATAAAGAGCTTAAAATAGCTTTGTGTGGTTGTATGATGCAACAAGATATTGTTATAGAAACTATACAAAAAACATATAAACATGTAGATTTAGTTTTTGGTACGTTTAATTTATACAAATTTCCACAGCTATTATACACAAACTTTGAAATAAACCAACCAGTATTTGATATATGGAAAGAACATAAAGATATAGTGGAAGATTTACCTAGCATAAGAAAATATAAATTTAAGGCTAGCGTAAATATTATGTTTGGTTGTAACAATTTTTGTTCTTATTGTATAGTACCATATGTACGAGGAAGAGAAAGAAGCCGTAAAAGTGAAGACATTATAAAAGAAATAAGAGAGCTTGTAGAAGACGGTGTGGTGGAAATTACATTACTTGGACAAAATGTTAATTCTTATGGAAAAGGACTTGAAGAGAATATAGATTTTGCAGGGCTTTTAAGAAAAGTAAATGAAATAGATGGATTAGAACGTATTAGATTTATGACAAGCCACCCAAAAGATTTATCAGATGAGCTTATTTATGCTATGAGAGACTGTGAAAAAGTATGTAACCATATACATTTACCTTTCCAAGCTGGTAACAATGAAATACTTAAAAAAATGAACCGTAATTATACTAAAGAGCATTATTTAGGTCTTATAGAAAAAATTAAAAAAGAAATACCAGATATTGCTATTACTACAGACATTATTGTAGGATTTCCTGGAGAGACTTTAGAACAAGTAGAAGATACTATAGATGTAATTAAAAAAGTAAGATTTAGCGGAGCTTTTACATTTATATATTCTAAAAGAACAGGAACACCAGCGGCTAAAATGGAAAATCAAGTAGATGAAAAAATAATTAAAGAAGGCTTTAATAAAGTTTTAGATACATTAAACCCTATTATATTAGATATTAATAAGCAAAAAGTTGGCAATACTTATAAAGTGTTGGCCGAAGAATATGATGAAGAAACTAAAACTATAAAAGGTAGATTAGAAGATAATAGCCTTATACATTTTAGCGGTGGAGAAAGACTTATAGGAAATATTATTGATGTTAAAGTAGTAGATTGTAAAACATTTTATCTAATAGGTGAAGTTATATAA
- a CDS encoding S-layer homology domain-containing protein — protein MKKNISSKAIKAMAIGMTVNLATISIATVGGISLNIVKAEDTYDDGYEEDYYEYIDIKNPESIKLTEYSYAVTVDRLLFKFVKPKNKEDAQPVEISENNESEFEAIFIGIVSNNSNLNDEIEKKDNDKLPFMANIDKEGNLVIKTSEKNSEASSISDSVQDNGQKEVKVPITQIGNDSDNNYGNEGVLRYYKIDKDKDPEQENAIAVDQYLIYSFSKFKKVTKIGANAFRDITIEDYLIFPKVTEIGKNAFWGSTINGNLILPEVSKLNLFTFRGATINGDLLLKKAKEINGAFRGTYFTDEYKGITVKGKLVLGDNAIIDDMEFNYTNIGELDLSKCKVLEVNPEYEKEEDDDGPDIPSTPFINTKIGILTLPKDYKGANGAFFNSKIGVLNINANTFATDAFNGEIFSSETKFSEIGTLNLPDEFTGQNHSFKYTTIKNLDLSNVKDISIKNDFEINEDEDLELGLEDDLGDFEDFEDFESIDTAFAESIIENLTHNGTTIMGDGFFYGSTIKNLKFKEGLTRIEDKVFAQATIPKEVVLPEITSIGSRAFDIGNIEPVTIKLPAYKPEYIDNIEKDAFSLVVTVILPAGTSEKDRKALEDKLTGDFGAPTVLVDKAEENIVSTTNVGTYKFEMLDKKKKEVALTGFEPTNTNLKSKMVDDSNFKNGVITLNGSNYKLTQIGVGTPITNLTDKDLEGHTNNVITIADNAFKGNKNIITANFKNVKTVGVNAFEGASNLRIVNLPKVTKISDKAFASTNVIEVNLGKDTTEKIEVKPNIFDEVTTINKVETNNISKDNVIDAIKNSSSDKVNLVTSNGSQTVSSEKNSVKGMQFNSSSANIGVKNKTDNTEINQENKPNKKISVDTIKLPKTEGKAKDFTDVKDNHWAKAHIDKLSTAGIINGDNGKFNPNGNTKRADATIMIVNLLGLTPENNNKFTDVNPLAYYAPYVGTASTYGIVSGSNGIFNPEQIISRQDTMVMIAQVLKSLNSNVNTDVSVLNKFSDANKVSAYANESVAILVNAGIISGNNGKLNPNTPVTRAEMVTIMSKLYDILIDVK, from the coding sequence ATGAAAAAAAATATATCAAGCAAAGCTATAAAAGCTATGGCTATTGGTATGACGGTTAATTTAGCTACAATAAGTATAGCTACTGTTGGAGGAATTAGTCTTAATATTGTTAAGGCAGAAGATACATATGATGATGGATATGAAGAAGATTATTATGAGTATATTGACATTAAAAATCCAGAGAGTATAAAATTAACTGAATATAGTTATGCTGTTACAGTAGATAGATTATTATTTAAGTTTGTAAAACCTAAAAATAAAGAAGATGCTCAGCCAGTAGAAATTAGTGAAAATAATGAAAGTGAGTTTGAAGCTATTTTTATAGGAATAGTTTCAAATAATTCAAATTTAAATGATGAAATAGAAAAGAAGGATAATGATAAGTTACCTTTTATGGCTAATATTGATAAAGAAGGAAATTTAGTTATAAAAACATCTGAAAAAAATAGTGAAGCGAGTTCAATAAGTGATTCAGTACAAGATAATGGACAAAAAGAAGTAAAAGTTCCTATTACACAAATTGGTAATGATAGTGATAACAATTATGGTAATGAAGGTGTTTTACGCTACTATAAAATAGATAAAGACAAAGACCCAGAACAAGAAAATGCTATAGCAGTTGATCAATATTTAATATATTCATTTTCAAAATTTAAAAAAGTAACGAAGATAGGTGCAAATGCATTTAGAGACATTACAATTGAAGATTATTTAATATTTCCAAAAGTTACTGAAATAGGTAAAAATGCATTTTGGGGAAGTACAATAAATGGAAATTTAATATTACCAGAGGTTTCGAAATTAAATTTATTTACTTTTCGTGGAGCAACAATAAATGGTGATTTATTACTAAAAAAAGCTAAAGAAATTAATGGAGCTTTTAGAGGTACTTATTTTACAGATGAATATAAAGGTATCACAGTAAAAGGTAAATTAGTATTAGGTGATAATGCTATTATAGATGATATGGAGTTTAATTATACTAATATAGGAGAGTTGGATTTAAGCAAATGTAAAGTACTTGAGGTTAATCCAGAATATGAAAAAGAAGAAGATGATGATGGACCAGATATTCCATCCACACCTTTTATTAATACTAAAATAGGAATTTTAACATTACCTAAAGACTATAAAGGTGCTAATGGAGCTTTTTTTAATTCTAAAATAGGTGTTTTAAATATAAATGCAAATACATTTGCAACAGATGCATTTAATGGTGAAATTTTTAGTTCTGAAACAAAATTTTCAGAAATAGGTACTTTAAATTTACCAGATGAGTTTACAGGACAAAACCATTCTTTTAAATATACTACTATTAAAAATTTAGATTTATCTAATGTTAAAGATATTAGCATAAAAAATGACTTCGAAATTAACGAAGATGAAGATCTTGAATTAGGTTTAGAAGATGATTTAGGAGATTTTGAAGATTTCGAAGATTTCGAATCTATAGATACTGCGTTTGCAGAGAGTATTATAGAAAATCTTACTCATAATGGTACTACTATAATGGGTGATGGATTTTTTTATGGTTCAACTATTAAAAATCTTAAGTTTAAAGAAGGTTTAACTCGTATAGAAGATAAAGTATTTGCTCAAGCTACTATACCAAAAGAAGTAGTTCTTCCAGAGATTACAAGTATAGGAAGTAGAGCCTTTGACATAGGTAATATAGAACCAGTTACTATAAAATTACCAGCGTATAAACCAGAATATATAGATAATATAGAAAAAGATGCTTTTAGCTTAGTAGTAACAGTTATATTACCGGCTGGTACTTCTGAAAAAGATAGAAAAGCTCTTGAAGATAAATTAACAGGTGATTTTGGAGCTCCTACCGTATTAGTAGATAAGGCAGAAGAAAATATTGTATCTACTACAAATGTTGGGACATATAAATTTGAAATGTTAGATAAAAAGAAAAAAGAAGTTGCTTTAACAGGATTTGAGCCTACAAATACAAATTTAAAATCTAAAATGGTTGATGATAGTAACTTTAAAAATGGTGTAATCACTTTAAATGGCAGTAACTATAAATTAACTCAAATTGGTGTTGGAACACCTATTACTAATTTAACAGATAAGGATTTAGAAGGACATACAAATAATGTAATAACTATTGCAGATAATGCTTTTAAAGGTAATAAAAACATTATAACTGCAAATTTTAAAAATGTTAAAACAGTAGGTGTAAATGCATTTGAAGGGGCTAGCAATTTAAGAATAGTTAATTTACCTAAAGTGACTAAAATATCTGATAAAGCTTTTGCATCTACAAATGTTATTGAAGTTAATTTAGGTAAAGATACTACTGAAAAAATTGAAGTTAAACCTAATATTTTTGACGAAGTTACAACAATTAATAAAGTTGAAACTAATAATATTAGCAAAGATAATGTTATAGATGCTATTAAAAATTCAAGCTCAGATAAAGTAAATCTTGTTACTAGCAATGGTTCACAAACTGTTAGCTCTGAGAAAAATAGTGTAAAAGGTATGCAATTTAATAGTAGTAGTGCAAATATAGGTGTAAAAAATAAAACTGATAATACAGAAATAAACCAAGAAAATAAACCAAATAAAAAAATTAGTGTAGATACTATAAAATTACCTAAAACAGAAGGTAAAGCTAAAGACTTTACAGATGTTAAAGATAATCATTGGGCAAAGGCTCATATTGATAAATTATCTACTGCTGGTATTATAAATGGAGATAATGGTAAATTTAATCCTAATGGTAATACAAAAAGAGCAGATGCTACTATTATGATTGTTAATCTTTTAGGTTTAACACCAGAGAATAATAATAAATTTACAGATGTTAATCCTTTAGCTTATTATGCACCTTATGTAGGTACTGCATCTACTTACGGTATTGTTAGTGGGTCTAATGGAATATTTAATCCAGAACAAATTATATCTAGACAAGACACTATGGTTATGATAGCTCAAGTTTTAAAAAGTTTAAATTCAAATGTTAATACAGATGTTAGTGTATTAAATAAATTTAGCGATGCAAACAAAGTTTCTGCTTATGCAAATGAAAGTGTTGCTATATTAGTTAATGCGGGTATTATATCTGGTAATAATGGAAAGTTAAACCCTAATACTCCAGTTACTAGAGCAGAAATGGTTACTATTATGTCTAAATTATACGATATTTTAATTGACGTTAAATAA
- a CDS encoding S-layer homology domain-containing protein: MKKNISKKAIKAMAMGIAIGIGSSLAISGAIDKTVVKAYASNLDAVAPGSIDNTRVGVQEGDYIVVNSGLLFKVNSKNNKNTATLVGKISSVGSWGAKTKSSEYPFAGRLVDGKLTVCTNKCYTFDVVEIANNEPGKKINFVDGDVLTNASTLVTEIKEDALRNVTIKGDFSLPAVSHIEDSAFKGATIMGNLNVTINEPSKNLLTSRDASSQLTLGNYVFENAKIKGSFNISSNAKNNIVGNEILKGANIGKDLIIDLRINITDYNQANNVFKNLIVNGNLDLSKFSGDGVDNLSQYGLGNSVDDIPEGLNPTIVNGELKLPSTTTLDKSSLAGIKVGKLDLTKIPLTTPNELSEKTFEKATIKDLNLDSKTNKISSFAFSEANINVTNDTFKNIKELKEGAFKGSNINGDLDFSNDTIMKNAFKDSIINGSLDLSSANLEVSDDNKILENSTINGTLNLSNTTIPTIKDGTTGAVANSKIRDIILAGVNNIPANTFKGSTFENTLIVDATTIGANAFDLTNEATIRLTKYSKDNLATIDANAFGGQNGKKVTLLLPIGTSNEDIKNLKNKLNNKNINFIADTVVVTNNVGTYTFESGVKYNEITLIDFTPSNKSRFARNVDDNTSFINGKLTYNGNTYNLTKIGNDKPLLEITNEALKNNTSYVTTISDNVFKDNKTINEINLPVVTNVGENAFSNTNIIKVDLGSKLSTKVNIPSSAFLGVSTIKEIKTNKESKNVVKTALSKSKSNNIILEVNNNKEIVNEINNSTGANPNSILGNSFTHGTGANIGITSDKITNTNDKAINTQNSQKVGEDKNLSISDIKLPILSDESKVFLDISDKHWAKPYIDKLSKAGIINGNNGEFNPDSKTKRADVTVMLIKLLGLQPETNNKFIDVDSSAYYAPYVGTASTYKVVNGANGMFNPEQAISRQDTMVMIAQILKGLDLNINTDTSVLNKFSDINKISSYANESVAILLNSGIISGNNGKLNPTDNITRAEMATIMSKLYDILINTK; encoded by the coding sequence ATGAAAAAAAATATTTCAAAAAAAGCTATCAAAGCTATGGCTATGGGTATAGCCATTGGTATAGGTAGTTCTTTAGCTATAAGCGGTGCTATAGATAAAACAGTTGTAAAGGCTTATGCTTCAAATTTAGATGCAGTAGCTCCTGGTTCAATAGATAATACAAGAGTTGGAGTACAGGAAGGTGACTATATTGTTGTTAATTCTGGATTATTATTTAAGGTTAATTCTAAGAATAATAAAAATACAGCAACTTTAGTTGGGAAAATATCTAGTGTAGGATCTTGGGGTGCAAAAACAAAAAGTTCTGAATATCCTTTTGCAGGTAGATTAGTTGATGGTAAGTTAACAGTTTGTACTAATAAATGCTATACTTTTGATGTGGTTGAAATAGCTAATAATGAACCAGGTAAAAAAATAAATTTTGTTGATGGTGATGTTTTAACAAATGCTTCTACTTTAGTTACAGAAATTAAAGAGGATGCATTAAGAAATGTTACAATAAAAGGAGATTTTTCTTTACCAGCTGTTAGTCATATAGAAGATTCTGCTTTTAAAGGAGCAACTATAATGGGTAACCTAAATGTAACTATTAATGAACCAAGTAAAAATTTACTTACTTCTAGAGATGCTTCTTCTCAACTTACATTAGGGAATTATGTTTTTGAAAATGCTAAGATAAAAGGAAGTTTTAATATTAGCTCAAATGCAAAAAATAATATTGTAGGTAATGAAATTTTAAAAGGTGCTAATATTGGTAAAGATTTAATTATTGATTTAAGAATAAACATTACTGATTATAATCAAGCTAATAATGTTTTTAAAAATTTAATAGTTAATGGTAATTTAGATTTGTCTAAATTTTCTGGTGATGGTGTAGATAATCTAAGTCAATATGGGTTAGGTAATAGTGTTGATGATATACCAGAAGGATTAAACCCTACTATTGTTAACGGCGAATTAAAATTACCATCGACTACTACTTTAGATAAATCTTCTTTAGCGGGAATTAAAGTTGGAAAGTTAGATTTAACTAAGATACCTTTAACAACACCAAATGAGTTAAGTGAAAAGACTTTTGAAAAAGCAACTATAAAAGACTTAAACCTTGATTCTAAAACTAATAAGATTAGTTCATTTGCATTTAGCGAAGCTAATATTAATGTAACAAATGATACTTTTAAAAATATTAAAGAGTTAAAAGAAGGAGCTTTTAAAGGTTCTAATATTAATGGTGACTTAGATTTTTCTAATGACACAATAATGAAGAATGCTTTTAAAGATTCTATTATTAACGGTAGTTTAGATTTATCAAGTGCTAATTTAGAGGTAAGTGATGATAATAAGATTTTAGAGAATTCAACTATTAATGGTACTTTAAATTTAAGCAATACTACTATTCCTACAATAAAAGATGGAACAACTGGTGCAGTTGCAAATTCTAAAATTAGAGATATTATTTTAGCAGGTGTTAATAACATACCAGCTAATACTTTTAAAGGAAGTACATTTGAAAATACTTTAATAGTAGATGCAACAACTATTGGAGCAAATGCATTTGATTTGACTAACGAAGCTACTATTAGATTAACAAAATATTCAAAAGATAATCTTGCAACAATAGATGCTAATGCTTTTGGTGGACAAAATGGAAAAAAAGTTACATTACTTTTACCTATTGGTACAAGTAATGAAGATATTAAAAACTTAAAAAATAAATTAAATAATAAAAATATTAATTTTATTGCCGATACTGTAGTTGTTACAAACAATGTAGGTACTTATACATTTGAAAGTGGAGTAAAATATAATGAAATTACACTAATAGATTTTACACCATCAAATAAGTCTAGATTTGCAAGAAATGTAGATGATAATACTTCTTTTATTAATGGAAAATTAACTTATAATGGTAATACATATAATTTAACAAAAATTGGAAATGATAAACCTTTATTAGAAATTACAAATGAAGCTTTAAAAAATAACACATCTTATGTAACAACTATTTCAGATAATGTTTTTAAAGATAATAAAACTATAAATGAGATAAACCTTCCTGTTGTAACAAATGTTGGAGAAAATGCTTTTTCTAATACAAATATTATTAAAGTTGATTTAGGTAGTAAGTTATCTACAAAAGTAAATATACCTAGTAGTGCTTTTTTAGGTGTTTCAACTATTAAGGAAATAAAAACTAACAAAGAAAGTAAAAATGTTGTAAAAACAGCATTATCTAAATCTAAATCTAATAATATTATTTTAGAAGTTAATAATAATAAAGAAATTGTTAATGAAATTAATAATAGCACAGGAGCAAATCCAAATAGTATATTAGGAAACTCATTTACACATGGAACAGGTGCTAATATAGGCATTACAAGTGATAAAATTACAAACACTAATGATAAAGCTATTAATACACAAAATAGTCAAAAAGTTGGAGAAGATAAAAATCTATCTATTAGTGATATAAAATTACCTATATTATCAGATGAATCTAAAGTATTTTTAGATATTTCTGATAAACATTGGGCAAAACCATATATTGACAAGTTATCTAAAGCTGGTATTATAAATGGAAATAATGGAGAATTTAATCCAGATTCTAAAACAAAGCGAGCAGATGTTACAGTAATGCTTATTAAACTTTTAGGTTTACAACCAGAAACTAATAATAAATTTATAGATGTTGATTCTTCTGCATATTATGCACCTTATGTAGGCACAGCATCTACTTATAAAGTAGTTAATGGAGCTAATGGTATGTTTAATCCAGAACAAGCTATATCTAGACAAGATACTATGGTTATGATAGCTCAAATATTAAAAGGTTTAGATTTAAATATTAATACGGATACTAGTGTATTAAATAAATTTAGTGATATAAATAAAATTTCTAGTTATGCAAATGAAAGCGTGGCTATATTACTTAATTCTGGTATTATATCAGGTAATAATGGTAAATTAAACCCTACAGATAATATTACTAGAGCAGAAATGGCTACTATTATGTCAAAATTATATGATATTTTAATTAATACTAAATAA